ATCTTCCATGCTGAAAACCCCAGTAATACCAGCCATTGATGATGTCCATGTAAGGGACTACCTAGCTGTTGCTGCTCTTGATCTTAAAGAACTAGCTAGGAAATTGAGCCAATGGTCATTCGATTCTTTTGCTCGTGACACTACTCTGACTTCCTTGCCAAGAGAAGAATTTGGTCCCTTTTTTATGCCTAACTTGACAGCCGCAAATATAGAGCAGAGAGAAGACATAGATTACAGCTATATTGGAACGATCGTAAGCAATGAACATATTGGTCAGGGCAGCGAGATGGAGCAACCTTTTGAGGGAGAAAAGCAAGAGGAGAGTATGGAAGAACATGAAGTAGACATAGATCACAGCTGCAGTGCAACAACGCTTAGCAATGAACACATTGATCAGGGCAGCGCGATGGAGCAACCTTTTGAGGGAGAAATGCAAGAGGAGAGTATGGAAGAACATGAAGTAGACATAGATCACAGCTACAGTGCAACAACGCTTAGCAATGAACACATTGATCAGGTCAGCGAAATGGAGCAAccttttgagataagtgtgcaacagGAGGGCATGGAAGAACATGAAGTGGATGTCTCGGGAGATGAGCTAAAAGATGATACAGAGTCTGGGGATGAGAAGAGTGGAATTGAAGTAACACAAGGTCTGGAAGAAAATGATGTTACAGTGGAGCCAGAGGCTGATGATGATGTTAAAGAGAGTAGCCTTGTGGAATTTGAGAGTGAGAAGAAGATTGCAGAGGCTGATGATGCCAAAGTAATGGAAGAAGAAGCAATAGTTGATGGCATTGAATCCGAGAAGAATATTGAGTTGGAGCTCAGGAAAATGCAGGATATTGGTCCTCATGATCTTGTGACCCAACATGATGAAGTAGCAGGAGGTCAAGGTGATAGTGGCAGTtcatcttcttctgcttctcaaaCACATGAAGACAGTCCTTCAGCATCTGGTGATGAAAGAATCTCTAAGACCGTCCAATCCCAAGAGCTTTCGATGTATGGATCAGATGGTAAACATGCAATGAAGCTGGCAGCTGGGCTGTCTTCAGTAGTTCTGCTTGTTGCATGCTTTACGTTTCTTCTCATGAAGCAAAGGCAGACGTCTCCCTTGGTGGATAATCCCCAGATAGCTCCAGCAAAGAAGGTGATCACCAAATCAGTCTCAGGCAGCAGTGAGAGCCATGGCCATGCCAGGGGGTCTCCTTTCCAGAATACCCCAGTGGTGGACATGCTGATGATGGATTCTGGTCCTTCAGAATTCAGCAGTAGCTTGCAGAACAGCACGTCTGTTGGCCGGAGGAGAGCAACCCGAAAAGGCGAAGAGGAAGAGACTGAAAGCAATGAGAGAAGGCTGAGAAGGGACTCTACAGTGTCATCCTCTTCCATTTCTTATGGAAGTTTCACTACCTATGAGAAGCTCTCTTCCAAGAAGGTAACTAAATATTATcctttttttacttttcttaatggtGTATAAAGTGATGTTTGGTGAATTGATCTTGAAGTTGCCTTCTCTTTTTTCTGTGGTGTGTAGGGAAGTAGAGATGAAGAGGTGATAACTCCAGTGAGAAGATCAAGCAGGATCAGAAACCACCAAATTGCTTCCccatgaggaggaggagatgatgaAATGCTACTCTAATTACTTGCAGAGTAGTAGTAGCTAACCTTTGTTGCTGTGGTTTGTTGTTGCAAGCAGTCTTAGCTTTTATTAGATTGACATGGCTTTAATTTTAGGTTGCTGATTCTTTATCTTAGGTTGATTTGTACTTGGGTGTGAGATATCTAATGCATGATTGATCAGCTTTGTGCTGTTCATTTCATTTGGATTATGGAAGAGATTGGGTTTGAAATATGCTTCTGACATCACCCTTTGTTTATCTAATCCAAGTATATGATGATCCAACTACACTTAATCAAAATGATGAAATTAGATATGATGAACATAAAATTGATTAAGAACAAGTGTGAATTCTAGAAAAAaaattttgagctttaaaaatttttcatagagcatcttaattttgaaaaattcctatggaacaatatttttttatcaataactATTTTACTTATGACCTTGTTAGACGTATCGTAAC
This genomic stretch from Musa acuminata AAA Group cultivar baxijiao chromosome BXJ3-9, Cavendish_Baxijiao_AAA, whole genome shotgun sequence harbors:
- the LOC103999091 gene encoding uncharacterized protein LOC103999091; translated protein: MATTTTRSPSPNPSRPRTPDASVARKSCTAIASAFSEPHQRSAGGKSGVALAASSRASLEQRENERDLNCSASSKPSAVRARSPAPSSCCSAKGAKNFMAPTISAASKAVAASPKRRILAERNETVPVVRSSLTSLLDESPAPEEFPAKRRVSFGARPHQDSGVQGTPYVGGGGSEPRKIESEIKNRGSSGVLPSFHISPAAIAPLDADPSLPPYDPHTNYLSPRPRFLHYRPNPRIDQYLNQEGDLMDPGDGKRLEDSFSFESSEETPGQTEEEQQSTPGDDECSSPEVEAMEEETGESPVPESESNPKSTGKGRSFWHYKFAPLLLVLGIACIFGSFLGCPILSSSMLKTPVIPAIDDVHVRDYLAVAALDLKELARKLSQWSFDSFARDTTLTSLPREEFGPFFMPNLTAANIEQREDIDYSYIGTIVSNEHIGQGSEMEQPFEGEKQEESMEEHEVDIDHSCSATTLSNEHIDQGSAMEQPFEGEMQEESMEEHEVDIDHSYSATTLSNEHIDQVSEMEQPFEISVQQEGMEEHEVDVSGDELKDDTESGDEKSGIEVTQGLEENDVTVEPEADDDVKESSLVEFESEKKIAEADDAKVMEEEAIVDGIESEKNIELELRKMQDIGPHDLVTQHDEVAGGQGDSGSSSSSASQTHEDSPSASGDERISKTVQSQELSMYGSDGKHAMKLAAGLSSVVLLVACFTFLLMKQRQTSPLVDNPQIAPAKKVITKSVSGSSESHGHARGSPFQNTPVVDMLMMDSGPSEFSSSLQNSTSVGRRRATRKGEEEETESNERRLRRDSTVSSSSISYGSFTTYEKLSSKKGSRDEEVITPVRRSSRIRNHQIASP